Proteins co-encoded in one Methanobrevibacter gottschalkii DSM 11977 genomic window:
- a CDS encoding prephenate dehydrogenase codes for MIKMNVGIIGGSDGLGKTIVYYLRDEFDVYITGRDHKKGKEVACNLNVNYIESNTDLAKISDIIIVSVPIHHTSDVIREVAQFMKAGSLMIDVTSVKEEPSRTMEEVLPDTVEYIPTHPIFGPRTTELDNQVIVLTATKKGEWYRKVYDYLNKQHMRIIETTAKKHDYMMSIVQVLTHFSFISTASAIEKLKIDISETEDYESPIYNLMIDMIARIVAQNPYLTYHIQSMNNNGPKIRNTFADAVIELRDVINNEDDEKFVEIAIKATKHMGDIKNALGRSDKAINGLNHEFTLLNKSIGTEVGLRHIYSGKIHVGILEKIENKTAILRKRNKVKKLRIANIEVLSDNELYEWKINNLDKKRESISCVFPKRVDAEVIQDTVMNIANIIDIKLTDTYNGPQISKNSISLTFEVIALSKEDIEKIKELFTGFGGVIR; via the coding sequence ATGATTAAAATGAATGTTGGAATTATTGGAGGTAGCGATGGTTTAGGTAAAACAATTGTCTACTACTTAAGGGATGAATTTGATGTATACATAACTGGAAGAGATCATAAAAAAGGTAAAGAAGTTGCTTGTAATTTAAATGTTAATTATATTGAATCAAATACTGATTTAGCAAAAATTAGTGATATTATAATTGTTTCAGTACCAATACATCATACATCAGATGTTATACGTGAAGTTGCTCAATTTATGAAAGCAGGATCATTGATGATTGATGTAACATCAGTTAAAGAAGAGCCCTCTAGAACTATGGAAGAAGTATTGCCTGACACCGTAGAATATATTCCAACACACCCAATTTTTGGTCCGAGAACAACAGAGTTAGATAACCAGGTTATTGTTTTAACCGCTACTAAAAAAGGCGAATGGTACAGAAAAGTTTATGACTATCTGAATAAACAACATATGCGAATAATTGAAACTACTGCCAAAAAACACGATTATATGATGAGTATCGTGCAAGTTTTAACTCATTTTTCATTTATTTCAACTGCATCAGCTATTGAAAAATTAAAAATAGATATTTCTGAAACTGAAGATTATGAAAGTCCAATATATAATCTTATGATTGATATGATTGCCCGTATTGTTGCACAAAACCCTTACTTAACTTATCACATTCAATCTATGAACAATAATGGTCCAAAAATTAGAAATACATTTGCAGATGCAGTTATTGAGTTAAGAGATGTAATTAATAATGAAGATGATGAAAAATTTGTTGAAATAGCAATTAAAGCAACAAAACATATGGGGGACATTAAAAATGCATTAGGTAGAAGTGATAAAGCAATTAATGGATTAAACCACGAATTTACATTATTAAATAAATCAATAGGTACTGAAGTTGGCCTAAGGCATATTTACTCTGGAAAAATCCATGTTGGAATTTTAGAGAAAATAGAAAATAAAACTGCAATATTAAGAAAAAGAAATAAGGTTAAAAAATTACGTATAGCTAATATTGAGGTTTTAAGCGATAATGAACTTTATGAATGGAAAATTAATAATCTAGATAAAAAAAGAGAATCAATCAGTTGTGTATTTCCAAAGAGAGTTGATGCCGAAGTCATACAAGATACAGTTATGAATATCGCAAATATAATTGATATAAAATTAACTGACACATACAATGGTCCCCAAATTAGTAAAAATTCTATAAGTTTGACTTTTGAAGTTATTGCACTATCAAAAGAAGATATTGAAAAAATTAAAGAGTTATTCACTGGTTTTGGTGGAGTTATAAGATAA
- a CDS encoding chitobiase/beta-hexosaminidase C-terminal domain-containing protein, with amino-acid sequence MKNSKGKVLTGKKITVNYSGKTYSRTTDSKGCVSWNVQKKPGTYSVKFTFKAKGYQTSSKTAKVTVKAMPTSLTVNNLAFTYGDGNNKLKATLKDKKRKVLVNKTVVFNFNGKNYNQKTNSKGVATLTIGAGPKKYTTTISFTNANYLKSKKTVTVTVNSIPTSLTVNDLTCNYDDSNAYLYATLKDTKNNKFLSGQTITFKINDKSKNVVSDSNGKAGIKIEEKSGTYNVDVSFAKSPYASISKKINLNVQGALTPEINMHNGFYNVSNLLVDFTGDNAEYIVYCSFDNGASWYKDNHSLSFNLTTCNWSIIYYSSFRGFNSTINHVNYVLDGDVPLVWASHGSGIYNTNFQVNLTSVDLFDEKPIIYYTLDGSDPTVQSTIYSEPINVVKNTNLRFFAMDTFNHRSEIISVYYFIGNCIANLNNGKTYNTIQNAINDDKTKKGDIIEVNKDIIIENVVINKNIYLISNNVIWQSNNKSPIIYMKNVNNTFIEGFTFKSDNGSGIELNNVSNCVIQNNNFYNKYGFSIHNENKDNDNLNNICIQGNNFYDNYYNYINFEVLENSKIINNNFESNKNVSAITILNSKSNILINNQFTNLNYGILINKSYDDVFFGNNFSINNIGLYLNCVDSKVISNTFINNHYGIYSINASNLRINFNRIVDNSKFGVYCKKGIVDANNNWWGKNYITNNALNSGDINNNENIGINCSAYLVLNVYETNYKIDNGIVYNVSYVANLRSNNYGEIFNQYFIPNCKIVYNMYCEYLYDNGVVYRGVNRIIDLMLSEGSSIKEYRLGFLNNLTVTLDHQNISFFRESSFNAYATIDIVSSAIFNGSNLDISVRVPLVDNVDWFSIVCRYVGNFKSELLLIYNGEVRNTIVIESSFYNEAKNVFSNNFWNALDTYHSCFSGYRNKQICAYAYLYLNDPSLNTIELLDNKLSKSNIQFKLQDVYNLLANNNITLNDILLNLIKNSYSLSDLEMSFIDYANGNLFDTMSVSLKYPGNDRLFFAFEDTINKTFVWRGDSSVSLYNIHYVNGGYFDLTAPFPIGDNGDLIYDNGNIYSINYNCIYTFLSSDYDCLKTYTFANSKINNNALNYWLNQKNRTDVNGELYYNIGYMKAAYGSFLEGLLVIYCNDVVADVSADKFNVSWTRVNPMVMSVCDSLEGYYLTGESDFNFGREVVGDVNNIKSFNFACSASFSIIEKYVIDALFPNEGNKSSAMFSLIDSLFNNGTLEFIVEGNYTLIRSLNVSNVVFVYDETTGILRDCINGCYGAYCYASQQTEWGHNFGENSLKLEDLIVGIINGIDTSLDNMNNDWLGFAGCLAITIGTGLFLVSNPVGWSIAIGAGLLIGSGMLATYYADDLNKGWNYNRGAHFIFDVGTSMIPAGAPSSLIKWNVGSLGKIVLSDGHLVRHVTKNSINKGFDKYLMNLAKSHGGTIDYGSHKIIRYGTIESISNTMYGTTKKDFIYYSIQYYINKYIIGDIVINKIFSR; translated from the coding sequence TTGAAAAACTCAAAAGGCAAAGTATTAACTGGGAAAAAGATTACAGTCAATTATTCTGGTAAAACTTACTCACGTACAACAGATTCCAAAGGTTGCGTTAGTTGGAATGTTCAAAAAAAACCGGGAACATATTCGGTGAAATTTACTTTCAAAGCAAAAGGATATCAAACAAGCAGTAAAACAGCAAAAGTAACGGTAAAAGCAATGCCAACATCATTAACTGTGAATAATCTTGCTTTCACATATGGTGACGGCAACAATAAGTTAAAAGCGACACTAAAAGATAAAAAAAGAAAAGTTTTAGTAAATAAAACTGTTGTTTTTAATTTTAATGGTAAAAACTATAATCAAAAAACAAATTCGAAAGGAGTTGCAACTCTAACAATTGGAGCTGGACCAAAAAAATACACTACCACAATTTCATTTACAAATGCAAATTATTTGAAAAGTAAAAAGACAGTAACTGTAACTGTCAATAGTATTCCTACAAGTTTAACTGTAAATGATTTAACTTGTAATTATGATGACAGCAATGCATACTTATATGCAACTTTAAAAGATACTAAGAATAATAAATTTTTAAGTGGACAAACAATCACTTTTAAAATCAATGATAAAAGTAAAAATGTAGTTAGTGACAGCAATGGAAAAGCAGGGATTAAAATAGAAGAAAAATCTGGAACATATAATGTTGATGTTTCATTTGCTAAAAGTCCATATGCAAGCATTAGTAAAAAGATTAATTTAAATGTTCAAGGAGCTTTAACACCTGAAATCAATATGCACAATGGTTTTTATAATGTATCTAATTTATTAGTTGATTTTACTGGTGATAATGCTGAGTACATTGTCTATTGTAGTTTTGATAATGGTGCTTCTTGGTATAAAGATAATCACAGTTTATCTTTTAATTTAACTACATGTAATTGGAGCATAATATATTATTCTTCTTTTAGAGGATTCAACAGCACAATTAACCATGTTAATTATGTTCTAGATGGGGATGTTCCATTGGTTTGGGCAAGTCATGGGTCAGGAATTTATAATACTAATTTTCAGGTTAATTTAACAAGTGTTGATTTATTTGATGAAAAACCAATAATATATTACACCTTAGATGGTAGTGACCCTACAGTTCAAAGCACTATTTACTCAGAACCCATTAATGTTGTAAAAAACACCAATTTACGTTTTTTTGCAATGGACACATTTAACCATAGAAGTGAAATAATTAGTGTTTATTATTTCATTGGAAATTGCATAGCTAATCTAAACAATGGAAAAACATATAATACCATACAAAATGCAATCAATGATGATAAAACAAAAAAAGGAGACATTATTGAAGTTAATAAAGATATCATAATTGAAAATGTTGTTATTAATAAAAATATTTATTTAATTTCTAATAATGTGATTTGGCAATCTAACAATAAGTCCCCTATAATTTACATGAAAAATGTAAATAATACCTTTATTGAAGGTTTTACTTTTAAATCAGATAATGGGTCAGGTATTGAATTAAATAATGTTTCAAATTGTGTTATTCAAAATAACAATTTTTATAATAAATATGGATTTAGTATTCATAATGAAAATAAAGATAATGATAATCTAAATAATATTTGTATTCAAGGAAATAATTTTTATGATAATTATTATAATTATATTAATTTTGAAGTTTTAGAAAATTCAAAAATTATTAATAATAATTTTGAATCTAATAAAAATGTTTCTGCTATAACCATTTTAAATTCAAAATCCAATATTCTTATAAACAATCAATTTACTAATTTAAACTACGGAATTTTAATTAATAAGTCCTATGATGATGTTTTCTTTGGAAATAATTTCTCTATAAATAATATTGGGCTTTATTTAAATTGTGTTGATAGTAAAGTAATTAGTAATACTTTTATTAATAATCATTATGGTATTTACTCTATAAATGCTTCTAATTTAAGAATTAATTTCAATCGTATTGTAGATAATTCTAAATTCGGTGTTTACTGTAAAAAGGGTATTGTTGATGCAAATAACAATTGGTGGGGTAAAAATTATATAACTAATAATGCCTTAAATTCAGGAGATATAAATAATAATGAAAATATTGGAATAAATTGTTCTGCTTATTTAGTTTTGAATGTTTATGAAACTAATTATAAAATTGATAATGGAATTGTTTATAATGTTTCTTATGTTGCTAATTTAAGATCAAATAATTATGGGGAAATTTTTAATCAATATTTTATTCCAAATTGTAAAATTGTTTATAATATGTATTGTGAATATTTATATGATAATGGTGTTGTGTATAGGGGTGTTAATAGAATAATTGACTTAATGTTATCTGAAGGTAGTTCTATTAAAGAATATAGATTAGGATTTTTAAATAATCTAACTGTTACATTGGATCATCAAAATATCTCATTTTTCCGTGAAAGTTCATTTAATGCATATGCAACCATTGATATCGTTAGTTCTGCTATTTTTAATGGTTCAAATCTTGATATTAGTGTTAGAGTTCCATTGGTTGATAATGTAGATTGGTTTAGTATTGTATGCAGATATGTGGGGAACTTTAAAAGTGAGTTATTATTAATTTATAATGGAGAAGTGCGCAATACAATAGTTATTGAAAGTTCCTTTTATAATGAAGCAAAGAATGTGTTTTCAAATAATTTTTGGAATGCTTTAGATACATATCACTCTTGTTTTTCAGGTTATAGAAATAAGCAAATATGCGCATATGCTTATTTATATTTAAATGACCCTAGTTTGAATACAATTGAATTATTGGATAATAAACTAAGTAAAAGCAATATCCAATTTAAGTTACAAGATGTTTATAATTTACTAGCTAATAATAATATTACTCTTAATGATATTTTATTAAATTTAATCAAGAATTCTTATAGCTTGTCTGATTTAGAGATGTCATTTATTGATTATGCAAATGGAAATTTATTTGATACAATGAGTGTTTCATTAAAATATCCTGGAAATGACAGATTATTTTTTGCATTTGAAGACACTATCAACAAAACTTTTGTGTGGAGAGGGGATTCTTCAGTTAGTTTGTATAATATTCATTATGTAAATGGAGGATATTTTGATTTGACTGCACCATTCCCTATTGGCGATAATGGTGATTTAATTTATGACAATGGAAATATTTACTCCATTAACTATAACTGTATTTATACATTTTTATCTTCAGATTATGATTGTTTAAAAACCTATACCTTTGCAAATAGCAAAATTAATAATAATGCTCTAAATTATTGGTTAAATCAGAAGAACCGTACTGATGTTAATGGGGAATTATATTATAATATAGGTTATATGAAAGCAGCTTATGGTAGTTTCCTTGAAGGTTTACTAGTAATTTATTGTAATGATGTTGTTGCTGACGTTAGTGCAGATAAGTTCAATGTATCCTGGACTCGTGTAAACCCTATGGTTATGAGTGTTTGTGATAGTTTGGAAGGTTATTATCTGACTGGAGAATCTGATTTTAACTTTGGTCGTGAAGTAGTTGGTGATGTAAATAATATTAAATCATTTAATTTTGCTTGTTCAGCATCATTTTCTATTATTGAAAAGTATGTTATTGATGCATTATTCCCTAATGAAGGAAATAAATCTTCAGCTATGTTTTCTTTGATTGATAGTTTATTTAATAATGGAACTTTAGAATTTATTGTTGAAGGAAATTATACTTTGATTCGTAGCTTAAATGTTAGTAATGTTGTTTTTGTTTACGATGAAACTACTGGAATTTTACGTGATTGTATTAATGGATGCTATGGAGCATATTGTTATGCCAGCCAACAAACTGAATGGGGGCATAATTTTGGTGAAAATTCATTGAAATTAGAAGATTTAATTGTTGGTATTATAAATGGAATTGATACCTCGTTGGACAATATGAATAATGATTGGTTAGGTTTTGCAGGATGTTTGGCAATTACTATTGGAACCGGATTGTTTTTAGTTTCTAATCCTGTTGGATGGAGTATTGCAATTGGAGCAGGTTTGTTAATTGGTTCCGGAATGTTGGCCACATATTACGCAGATGATTTAAATAAAGGTTGGAATTATAATAGGGGTGCACACTTCATATTTGATGTTGGTACTTCAATGATTCCCGCAGGTGCTCCATCATCTTTAATAAAATGGAATGTTGGCAGTTTAGGTAAAATTGTTTTAAGTGATGGTCATTTGGTTAGGCATGTTACTAAAAATTCCATTAATAAAGGTTTTGACAAATATTTAATGAATTTAGCTAAATCTCATGGAGGAACTATTGATTACGGTTCTCATAAAATTATAAGATATGGAACTATAGAATCAATATCAAATACTATGTATGGTACAACAAAAAAAGATTTTATATACTATTCCATTCAATATTATATTAACAAATATATTATTGGAGACATTGTAATTAATAAAATCTTTAGCAGGTAA
- a CDS encoding helix-turn-helix domain-containing protein has product MSGKSNINVLKNVKKTALDEEIAKYVAYHRYYQRLIAIRIISEGHSIAEAARIIRKSYQTVHRWAKTCESEGLEGLKPSFGGGRPSKLTYDQLIELDKIIEKTPNISMKDVHILVNEKFNVNYSLKQIGKIMKKLGYNYSKAYPKSSKSPKDAEKQLKKT; this is encoded by the coding sequence ATGTCAGGTAAATCCAATATTAATGTTTTAAAAAATGTGAAAAAAACAGCTCTGGATGAAGAAATTGCAAAATATGTTGCTTACCATAGGTATTATCAAAGACTAATTGCAATTAGAATTATCAGTGAAGGTCATAGCATTGCGGAAGCTGCAAGAATAATTAGAAAATCATATCAAACAGTTCATCGATGGGCTAAAACATGCGAAAGTGAAGGACTGGAAGGTTTAAAACCGTCATTTGGTGGTGGAAGACCTTCAAAATTAACTTATGATCAACTAATTGAACTGGACAAAATCATTGAAAAAACACCTAATATCTCAATGAAAGACGTACATATTCTTGTTAATGAAAAATTCAATGTAAATTATAGTTTAAAGCAAATAGGCAAAATTATGAAAAAATTAGGATACAATTACAGTAAAGCATATCCAAAATCTTCAAAATCTCCAAAAGATGCTGAAAAACAGTTAAAAAAAACTTAA